In the Alkaliphilus oremlandii OhILAs genome, one interval contains:
- a CDS encoding sensor histidine kinase — protein MFKSIRWKFITIYFLLVFMAMVIIGVFLMQQFEQYHLGVVSDNLSSLANTVITSLKTIDWQNNPMEVEENIRSYEQMGMGITIIKNDSNFSIIFSTNPLYTKNSADTNATQFLESELILKALSGGPAEKDHIDEGNKLNSSKHMVVPIHDENNRIAGVIYLKSNLEDIYKTLEESKTIIMKATFLALFITIFLGYFIAKSITGPINDVTVKAAQMAKGDFEQIVEVRSDDEIGQLANMFNYLTARLKGVLQEVSSEKQKLDTIITYMADGIIAATKEGEILHVNPKAMEMLNIEEGQLAPRNFNEIFKPYDEEFEMDYLLEMSENQTGQRMLYVEDGVILEASYAPFINENGALGGIILLLQDVTSAQKLENMRKEFVANVSHELKTPLTTIKSYTETLLDGVLENTELATSFLQVVDGEAERMARLVRDLLQLSNLDYKKSNWNKKEVNLNEIIENSILKIDVSAKNKAQEIITHLQDEPVHIYADKDRIEQVILNILSNSIKYTPEGGRIIVDLIVDEGVVTLKIRDTGIGIPKEDIARIFERFYRVDKARSREMGGTGLGLSIAKQIIEAHEGTIEIFSEEGHGTEVHTKLPVTEITLQKEYNV, from the coding sequence ATGTTTAAAAGCATTAGATGGAAGTTTATTACCATCTATTTTCTTCTGGTGTTTATGGCAATGGTGATTATCGGTGTATTTTTAATGCAGCAGTTTGAACAATACCATTTGGGTGTTGTCAGCGATAATCTATCCAGTCTTGCAAATACAGTGATTACTTCCTTAAAGACCATTGATTGGCAGAATAACCCTATGGAAGTGGAAGAAAATATTAGAAGCTATGAACAGATGGGGATGGGTATTACCATCATAAAGAATGATAGCAATTTTTCTATTATATTTAGTACGAATCCACTTTATACAAAAAATAGTGCAGATACGAATGCGACGCAATTTTTAGAATCGGAGCTGATATTAAAGGCTCTTAGTGGCGGGCCCGCAGAGAAAGATCATATCGATGAAGGGAATAAGCTGAACAGCTCTAAGCATATGGTAGTGCCGATTCATGACGAGAACAATCGGATTGCAGGGGTTATTTACCTAAAGAGCAACTTAGAGGATATCTATAAAACTCTAGAAGAATCTAAAACGATTATAATGAAGGCTACCTTTTTAGCGCTTTTTATCACCATTTTCTTAGGGTATTTTATTGCGAAAAGTATAACAGGCCCTATTAATGATGTAACTGTTAAAGCGGCTCAAATGGCAAAGGGTGACTTTGAACAGATTGTTGAAGTCCGATCCGATGATGAGATCGGGCAGCTTGCCAATATGTTTAATTATTTAACTGCACGGTTAAAAGGAGTATTGCAAGAAGTAAGCAGCGAGAAGCAAAAATTGGATACGATTATCACGTACATGGCAGATGGGATTATAGCGGCTACAAAAGAGGGTGAGATCCTCCATGTGAATCCTAAGGCGATGGAAATGCTAAACATAGAAGAGGGTCAGCTGGCCCCAAGGAATTTTAATGAAATATTTAAACCGTATGACGAAGAATTTGAAATGGACTATCTGCTAGAAATGTCAGAAAATCAGACGGGGCAGAGAATGCTCTATGTAGAAGATGGCGTCATTTTAGAGGCGAGCTATGCACCCTTTATCAACGAAAATGGTGCTCTAGGTGGCATTATTCTCTTGCTGCAAGATGTAACCAGCGCGCAAAAGCTGGAAAATATGCGAAAGGAATTTGTTGCCAACGTTTCCCATGAGCTAAAAACCCCATTAACAACCATAAAAAGCTATACGGAAACTCTGTTAGATGGCGTTTTGGAAAACACGGAATTGGCTACAAGCTTTTTACAGGTTGTAGACGGAGAAGCAGAGCGAATGGCTCGATTGGTTCGGGATTTGTTACAGTTATCGAATTTAGACTACAAAAAATCTAATTGGAATAAAAAAGAAGTAAATTTAAATGAAATTATAGAAAATAGTATTTTAAAAATAGATGTTTCTGCAAAAAATAAGGCTCAAGAGATTATTACGCATTTACAGGATGAACCAGTGCATATCTATGCTGATAAAGACCGAATAGAGCAGGTGATTTTAAATATTTTGAGCAACAGTATTAAGTACACCCCAGAAGGTGGAAGAATCATTGTAGATTTGATAGTGGACGAGGGCGTCGTTACGCTAAAAATTAGAGATACTGGAATTGGTATACCGAAGGAGGATATCGCCAGAATTTTTGAGCGATTCTACAGGGTAGATAAGGCCAGATCTCGAGAAATGGGTGGGACAGGTCTTGGATTATCCATCGCAAAGCAGATCATAGAGGCACACGAAGGGACCATTGAAATATTTAGCGAGGAAGGGCATGGAACGGAGGTTCATACAAAACTACCTGTAACTGAGATCACACTACAAAAGGAATATAATGTGTAA
- a CDS encoding EAL and HDOD domain-containing protein, translated as MEVFLARQPIFDTEQSVVAYEILYRSGFVNKFDEINGDEASREVIFNTFQTFGIDNLTTGKPVFINFTENLMDDETVTLFSNDYLVIEILEDILPSEKLLANSKYLKEVGYQIALDDFVYKPEYEELIEVADIIKIDFLLSSKKEIKKISRYLQNKDVVLLAEKVETRADFEYAKKLGFSLFQGYFFSKPEIVISQKLQPMNITCIQLANRINHKDIDFNKIASIVSKDLALTYNLLKLVNSAAFGFRHRIKSVKHAVVALGENEIKKWIYMTIVNTVGQDAPDELTRLSLIRSRFLERIALNSRYQKQSERFFLMGLFSLLDVILKRPMENVLEELKVAKGIKAALVEGEGDLGDIYKMMIAYEKGQWDEFSTYANELGLDSNIVFNAYIDALLWYNDLGL; from the coding sequence ATGGAAGTATTTTTAGCTCGTCAACCTATTTTTGATACGGAGCAAAGTGTTGTTGCGTATGAGATTCTTTATAGAAGTGGGTTTGTAAATAAATTTGATGAAATTAATGGGGATGAAGCTTCAAGAGAGGTCATCTTTAATACCTTTCAGACCTTTGGTATTGATAACCTTACCACAGGAAAGCCAGTATTCATTAACTTTACAGAAAACCTAATGGACGATGAAACTGTCACACTTTTTTCAAATGACTACCTTGTAATAGAAATATTGGAAGACATATTGCCCAGTGAGAAACTGCTAGCCAATAGCAAATATTTAAAAGAGGTAGGATATCAAATTGCCTTAGATGATTTTGTATACAAACCAGAATATGAAGAATTGATCGAGGTAGCAGACATTATAAAAATTGACTTTTTATTATCCTCCAAAAAAGAGATTAAGAAAATCAGTCGGTACTTACAAAACAAAGATGTGGTGCTATTAGCAGAGAAGGTAGAAACGAGAGCGGATTTTGAATACGCTAAAAAGCTGGGATTCTCTTTATTTCAAGGATATTTTTTCAGCAAGCCAGAAATTGTAATATCCCAAAAGCTACAGCCCATGAATATAACTTGCATACAGCTAGCCAATCGAATCAACCATAAGGATATTGACTTCAATAAGATCGCAAGTATTGTTTCTAAGGACTTGGCGCTTACCTACAATCTATTGAAACTGGTGAATTCTGCAGCCTTTGGATTTAGACATAGAATTAAATCCGTGAAACATGCCGTTGTAGCTCTTGGAGAAAATGAAATAAAGAAATGGATATACATGACTATTGTGAATACTGTGGGGCAAGACGCCCCCGATGAACTGACCCGATTATCTCTGATCCGCTCTAGGTTTTTAGAACGAATCGCACTCAATAGCCGATATCAAAAACAATCGGAGCGATTTTTTTTGATGGGCCTATTTTCTTTATTGGATGTTATATTAAAAAGGCCTATGGAGAATGTATTAGAGGAGTTGAAGGTAGCGAAGGGAATAAAAGCGGCCTTAGTAGAGGGAGAGGGAGATTTGGGGGATATCTACAAGATGATGATTGCCTATGAAAAAGGACAATGGGACGAATTTTCTACTTATGCCAACGAATTAGGTTTAGATAGTAATATTGTTTTTAACGCTTATATCGATGCATTGCTTTGGTATAATGATTTAGGCTTATAG
- a CDS encoding methyl-accepting chemotaxis protein: protein MQKKLNTNVKYISLSAKIVLVISMIFLMFVWILAYITLDGYINVAIRTERKNLQNINKVAMDALTSASRVNTYIQPYLEKSKEIEHVETGTVTSISNTEPKGIDAVASATRAKKDTQSYDQELNHMLSAQNYIEGLHIGNEGFFVAFNNSGEIKLHSDPNYRERYDFKMKDGEALIYEDILNYSLESEEKIKEQGLNGKLIGEKQFVLDGKAYYGRIEKWESLYVVSLLDEYAIVAEARTEVLKKLMVPLLGVIIALGIFVYLIKRLVGDKMKVVRENAQEFGEGNFENLKELKVAFRDEIFETNQVLIESSKNMRDIMKTLGENSEELLMTGEILQQLSSIYGMGSKEIVVAVEEIARGSERQAYETAKGLDELNLLKETIDEERRKLEMLNLRIEDIDKHKEEGNEIIEALIEHTQKSNDGIQQVKGVIDQSYLNAGQIKEASAKIKGISSQTNLLALNASIEAARVGEYGRGFAVVADEIRKLSEESSLFVLEIEALIKDLLLGSEEAVDVMEKVREEIEHQTESVQETGEKFQDIRDEIEKTKNVIEALNENSHILNLRKDEIAVVVEHLSAIAQENHANTEEVTAKVEEQDHSTLKLEDVSKELRTVSEELKNKLEVFHRNNGECLPE, encoded by the coding sequence ATGCAAAAGAAATTGAACACGAATGTAAAGTATATAAGTCTCAGTGCAAAAATAGTATTGGTTATTTCCATGATATTTTTGATGTTTGTATGGATTCTGGCCTATATCACTTTAGATGGATATATCAATGTAGCCATCCGTACGGAGCGAAAGAATCTACAAAATATCAATAAAGTGGCAATGGATGCCCTAACCTCTGCCAGTCGTGTAAATACCTATATACAGCCCTATCTTGAAAAATCAAAAGAGATAGAACATGTAGAAACGGGTACGGTCACTTCTATCAGCAATACGGAGCCTAAAGGCATTGATGCCGTAGCTTCTGCCACCCGTGCCAAGAAGGATACCCAGTCCTATGATCAGGAACTGAATCACATGCTATCGGCACAAAACTATATAGAAGGACTTCATATTGGCAATGAAGGGTTTTTTGTAGCATTTAACAATAGTGGCGAAATAAAATTACATTCTGATCCAAATTATAGGGAGCGCTATGATTTTAAGATGAAAGATGGAGAAGCATTGATCTATGAAGATATATTGAATTATTCTTTGGAAAGTGAAGAAAAGATAAAAGAGCAGGGGCTTAATGGCAAGTTGATCGGAGAAAAGCAGTTTGTATTGGATGGAAAAGCGTATTATGGGAGAATTGAAAAATGGGAAAGCCTTTATGTGGTGAGTTTATTAGACGAATATGCCATCGTGGCAGAGGCCAGAACGGAAGTGCTAAAGAAGCTAATGGTGCCACTCCTTGGTGTAATCATTGCCCTGGGAATATTTGTTTATTTAATCAAAAGATTAGTGGGCGATAAAATGAAGGTAGTCAGAGAGAATGCACAGGAATTTGGGGAAGGAAACTTTGAAAACTTAAAAGAGCTTAAGGTTGCCTTTAGGGACGAAATATTTGAAACGAACCAGGTTTTAATTGAATCCTCTAAGAATATGAGGGATATTATGAAAACTTTGGGTGAGAACAGTGAAGAGCTCTTAATGACGGGGGAAATTTTACAGCAGTTGAGCAGTATCTATGGTATGGGAAGTAAAGAAATTGTAGTTGCTGTAGAGGAGATTGCACGTGGCAGTGAAAGACAGGCATATGAAACCGCCAAGGGGTTGGACGAACTGAATCTATTGAAAGAAACAATTGATGAGGAGCGAAGAAAATTGGAGATGTTGAATTTAAGAATTGAGGATATCGATAAGCATAAGGAAGAGGGAAATGAGATTATAGAAGCGCTGATAGAGCATACGCAAAAGAGTAACGATGGTATTCAACAGGTAAAGGGTGTCATCGATCAATCCTATTTGAATGCAGGTCAAATAAAAGAGGCCAGCGCAAAAATAAAAGGAATATCCAGTCAAACAAATCTATTGGCCTTGAACGCCAGTATAGAAGCCGCTCGAGTAGGGGAATACGGTAGAGGATTTGCAGTGGTTGCAGATGAGATTAGAAAATTATCAGAGGAATCCAGTCTATTTGTGCTAGAAATAGAGGCACTGATAAAGGACCTGCTATTAGGTTCTGAGGAAGCTGTAGATGTAATGGAAAAGGTTCGAGAAGAAATAGAACACCAAACAGAGAGTGTACAAGAGACCGGAGAAAAGTTCCAGGATATAAGAGACGAAATAGAAAAGACCAAAAATGTCATAGAAGCACTCAATGAAAATAGCCATATCCTCAATCTAAGAAAGGATGAAATTGCAGTAGTAGTAGAGCATTTAAGCGCTATTGCACAGGAAAACCATGCAAACACAGAGGAAGTTACTGCAAAAGTAGAAGAACAAGACCATAGTACTTTAAAGCTAGAAGATGTCAGCAAGGAATTAAGAACAGTGTCGGAAGAATTGAAGAATAAGTTGGAGGTATTCCATAGAAACAACGGAGAATGCCTACCTGAATAA
- a CDS encoding GGDEF domain-containing protein has product MIHFNLNDISNYLSALEALFDIVRIVDPSTNQVVYQNLDGYAFVHGERCHEFWKKGKACDNCISTQVTREKNTVTKIEYRNDEVYLVMAAPIVIEECAYTMEFLKNITETGIIGDLVGLSGNEKNSIISELNRKVISDDLTKVYNRRYINQKLPMEMESVRRDKDTLTVIMLDIDCFKEINDVHGHLAGDMVLKELASTVKSKIRNNQDWIARYGGDEFFIILKNADYELAIKMMNEIKDAVENMEILFNQEILHITISMGSCIVKSAVKDLESILYETDKNLKKAKEDGKNRIVLTELVIL; this is encoded by the coding sequence ATGATACATTTTAATCTAAATGATATATCGAATTATTTATCCGCACTGGAGGCCTTATTCGATATTGTTCGAATTGTAGATCCCAGTACGAATCAAGTGGTCTATCAAAATTTAGATGGATATGCTTTCGTTCATGGAGAACGTTGCCATGAATTTTGGAAGAAAGGAAAAGCCTGTGATAATTGCATATCGACTCAGGTTACTCGAGAAAAAAACACAGTGACCAAAATTGAGTATCGAAACGACGAAGTGTATCTGGTGATGGCAGCACCGATTGTTATTGAGGAGTGCGCCTATACCATGGAGTTCTTGAAGAACATCACAGAAACAGGCATTATTGGAGACCTTGTTGGGTTAAGTGGGAACGAAAAGAACAGCATCATATCTGAGCTCAATAGAAAAGTTATAAGTGATGATTTAACGAAGGTGTACAACCGAAGATATATCAATCAAAAGCTGCCGATGGAAATGGAGAGCGTGAGAAGGGATAAAGATACTTTAACCGTCATCATGTTGGATATCGATTGCTTTAAGGAGATTAACGATGTCCATGGCCACCTGGCTGGCGATATGGTATTAAAGGAATTAGCCAGCACAGTAAAATCAAAAATTAGAAATAATCAGGATTGGATTGCAAGGTACGGTGGCGACGAATTCTTCATTATATTAAAAAATGCGGATTATGAGCTGGCAATTAAGATGATGAATGAAATTAAAGATGCGGTGGAAAACATGGAGATTTTATTTAATCAGGAGATCTTACACATCACCATCAGTATGGGCTCTTGCATCGTAAAATCTGCTGTTAAGGATCTGGAGAGCATCCTATATGAAACAGATAAGAATTTAAAGAAGGCAAAGGAAGACGGAAAAAATAGGATTGTATTAACGGAGCTTGTAATACTATAG
- a CDS encoding peptidase MA family metallohydrolase, whose protein sequence is MIERRRKLHSLKGIPIVLFTIWLGMTSLYVSNRFGVIGAVRPFIRAVENRIVLYKTRNFSEIETDTFIYRYENIDEKTLDLIIQTAEDKYGSVADIFQYDFEEKILIVIYKDTDLMMRTTMLNKGDPPMGVYYGDSIHIADPELWAAESQNLKEIFYREGPVLHELAHLFTDHVGRGNFPIWFTEGVSLYFEYQIDGYQWGQEIDFSKKIYSIEELNSNFKRLNQYWAYTESFRLVKGFVDQHGLEKLMEVIRLLGQGHSFDEFLYLF, encoded by the coding sequence ATGATAGAAAGAAGGCGAAAGCTTCATTCCTTGAAAGGGATACCCATTGTTTTATTTACAATATGGCTAGGTATGACATCTTTATATGTATCCAATAGGTTCGGTGTCATCGGTGCTGTAAGGCCATTTATCAGGGCTGTAGAAAATAGAATTGTTCTATATAAGACCCGGAATTTTAGCGAAATAGAAACCGATACATTTATTTACCGGTATGAGAATATCGATGAGAAAACCCTAGATCTGATCATTCAGACTGCGGAAGATAAGTATGGCTCTGTGGCAGATATTTTTCAGTACGATTTCGAGGAAAAGATATTGATTGTAATATATAAGGATACAGATTTAATGATGCGTACAACCATGCTCAATAAAGGGGATCCGCCTATGGGCGTTTACTATGGGGATAGCATCCACATTGCAGACCCTGAGCTTTGGGCAGCAGAAAGCCAGAACCTAAAGGAGATTTTCTATAGGGAGGGTCCTGTGCTTCACGAGCTGGCCCATCTCTTTACAGATCATGTAGGCAGAGGCAATTTCCCAATTTGGTTTACTGAGGGTGTGAGCCTATACTTTGAATACCAAATTGATGGCTATCAATGGGGACAAGAAATTGATTTTTCGAAAAAAATTTATTCAATTGAGGAACTAAATTCAAACTTTAAGCGTCTAAATCAATATTGGGCTTATACAGAATCCTTTCGATTGGTTAAAGGATTTGTGGACCAGCACGGTTTAGAGAAGCTGATGGAGGTCATTCGTCTTTTAGGGCAAGGCCATTCCTTCGATGAATTTTTATATTTATTCTAA
- a CDS encoding response regulator, translated as MAKNILIVEDEKPISDIVRFNLEKEGYKVLVAYDGEDGVNKALTLNPDLVLLDVMLPKLDGFQVCRKIRASSSVPILMLTAKEEEVDKVLGLEMGADDYITKPFGMRELLARVKANLRRTESGSGSNLEGIFTTGGIVIDFSKYEVRKNDTVIELTSREFELLKFLALQAEQVFTREQLLKQVWGYEYYGDIRTVDVTVRRLREKVEDNSAEPEYIMTKRGVGYYFRRA; from the coding sequence GTGGCAAAGAATATTTTGATTGTTGAGGATGAAAAACCGATTTCTGATATAGTAAGGTTTAACTTAGAGAAAGAGGGCTATAAGGTTTTGGTGGCTTATGATGGGGAGGACGGTGTCAATAAGGCGTTGACATTGAACCCAGATTTAGTGCTGCTAGACGTGATGTTGCCTAAGCTGGATGGTTTTCAAGTATGTAGAAAAATTCGTGCAAGCTCTTCCGTACCAATTTTGATGCTGACAGCGAAGGAAGAAGAAGTCGACAAGGTACTGGGTCTGGAAATGGGAGCCGATGATTATATTACCAAACCATTCGGTATGAGAGAGCTTCTGGCTAGAGTCAAAGCCAACCTGAGAAGAACTGAAAGTGGTTCTGGAAGCAATCTGGAGGGAATATTTACAACAGGGGGAATCGTTATCGACTTTTCTAAGTATGAAGTAAGAAAGAATGATACGGTCATAGAGCTTACCTCTAGAGAATTTGAACTTCTAAAATTTTTGGCCCTTCAGGCAGAGCAGGTATTTACTAGAGAACAGCTTTTAAAGCAGGTATGGGGATATGAATATTATGGCGATATTCGTACTGTAGACGTAACTGTAAGAAGATTGAGGGAAAAGGTGGAGGACAATTCCGCAGAACCTGAATATATTATGACTAAAAGAGGCGTAGGATACTACTTCAGGAGGGCGTAA
- a CDS encoding S8 family peptidase, with product MFGYRDVVEDLVVDRLLNTKEDAIPIIISGRDCNCDDLEAFVSRMGGKVKYKLPIINAIAAYMPSVNVKSMAMERVTEKIYLDDYAYKLMDIASVTVGADLANERGLTGKNVSIAVVDTGVFPHRDLTTPNNRIVAFKDFVGEKREPYDDDGHGTHVAGIVAGNGFSSKGKYMGIAPDANIVGVKVLGGDGGGSISDVIAGVQWVIQNREKYNIKVMTLSLGTKPKGSYTEDPLCKAVHMAVDSGITVVVAAGNSGPNPSTITSPAISPKVITVGACDDRKASNSKNITIANFSSRGPTPDGLKKPDILAPGVGINSLANKQGEYHTLSGTSMATPVVAGCAALLYESNPHITPGAIKETLLSNAHSLGLKPEEQGNGVLNIRNIANKIEPVKKPNPSHPNSFSSGSFLSDNLFIILLIVIIILLL from the coding sequence GTGTTTGGATATAGAGATGTTGTAGAAGATTTAGTAGTGGACCGGCTGCTAAATACAAAAGAAGATGCAATTCCAATTATTATATCTGGTAGGGATTGTAATTGTGATGACCTAGAAGCTTTTGTTTCAAGAATGGGGGGAAAAGTCAAATATAAGCTACCCATTATTAACGCTATTGCAGCTTATATGCCTTCCGTCAATGTGAAGTCCATGGCAATGGAGCGTGTCACTGAAAAAATTTATCTCGACGATTATGCCTATAAGCTAATGGATATCGCCTCCGTAACTGTCGGTGCTGACCTTGCCAATGAAAGAGGGTTGACAGGAAAAAATGTCTCCATTGCTGTTGTAGATACTGGCGTATTTCCCCACCGAGATTTAACTACGCCAAACAATAGGATTGTTGCATTTAAAGACTTTGTTGGTGAAAAAAGAGAACCTTATGATGACGATGGACACGGAACCCATGTTGCAGGTATTGTCGCTGGGAATGGCTTTTCCTCAAAAGGAAAATATATGGGTATCGCACCAGATGCCAATATTGTAGGTGTAAAGGTTTTAGGCGGTGACGGTGGGGGAAGTATTTCCGATGTCATTGCAGGGGTTCAGTGGGTCATTCAAAACAGGGAAAAATACAATATTAAAGTGATGACTTTGTCCTTAGGAACAAAGCCAAAGGGCTCCTATACAGAGGATCCTTTATGCAAGGCTGTCCATATGGCTGTAGATTCTGGCATCACAGTCGTTGTTGCAGCTGGTAATAGCGGGCCCAATCCTTCCACAATAACTTCTCCTGCCATCAGCCCTAAAGTAATTACAGTGGGTGCCTGTGATGATAGAAAGGCCTCTAATTCTAAAAATATTACCATAGCAAATTTCTCTAGCCGCGGTCCAACGCCGGATGGCTTAAAAAAACCGGATATCCTTGCTCCAGGTGTTGGAATTAACTCCTTAGCAAATAAACAAGGAGAATACCATACCCTATCTGGAACATCCATGGCAACTCCAGTTGTTGCAGGGTGCGCTGCATTGCTGTACGAGAGTAACCCCCATATTACACCTGGGGCAATCAAGGAAACTTTGTTATCCAATGCCCATAGCTTAGGCCTAAAACCCGAGGAGCAAGGAAATGGGGTATTGAATATTCGCAACATCGCCAACAAAATAGAGCCTGTGAAAAAGCCGAATCCGTCCCATCCCAATAGCTTCAGCAGTGGTTCATTTTTATCAGATAATCTATTTATCATCCTCTTGATTGTAATTATTATATTGCTGCTATAA